A section of the Solitalea canadensis DSM 3403 genome encodes:
- a CDS encoding 7TM diverse intracellular signaling domain-containing protein, with amino-acid sequence MKFVVKLFVFTFLVAISSVSPVFAQKTVEIKDDLNQHIFSYGEIEYLEDPHNDFSISEVSSPVFNSRFQPSEKYNPENFNHQSSYWYRIKVRHSESLAKNWIIEFYDQTIDSIDFFVPKDSGFVLTKLGDGLNFDNRSFSHKNFEIALHNYPGKEVVYYFKIKSAQRADVIVVVKSVNWFISYALNEYFFFGLFYGMILIFCFYNLLMFFAVRESHYLYYIGYMLSIGLYEMCADGIAYQFLWPNMPNWNQHAIGYSMYVVAVSALLFTRDLLNVRDRSKKLDNLLLGMLGARTIFFLACIFINSNWFNYKVVEFFTLAVVFYVGISIRLQGYRPARFYVLGYSFLFLGFIVKILIHFNVSWIPFGPVTHYFLSFCFLVEMICLSFAIGDKVRMLNKEMHLAQEETINQLTINQQLKDELNNELESKVEQKTHQLIEKSEFIEKQNIELLAANEKLHVQAEEIARINKLLESDNVALKTDVAKVTEARIMSKDVDFEEFSKMYPDKESCFRFLAEVKWPESYVCRRCGHTHHCNGHSPYSRRCTKCSYDESVTAYTILQNTRIDITKAFYMIFLIYSSKGKISSHKLSEILDIRQSTCWAYSSKIKKVMKEKKKAGTLHESDGWSTLIMDEELEFSQAASIEVAEV; translated from the coding sequence ATGAAGTTTGTTGTTAAGCTTTTCGTCTTTACTTTTTTAGTGGCTATTAGTTCTGTTTCACCTGTTTTTGCTCAAAAGACAGTCGAAATAAAAGACGATTTAAATCAACATATTTTTTCTTACGGAGAAATTGAATACCTCGAGGATCCTCATAATGATTTTTCTATTAGTGAAGTAAGCTCTCCAGTTTTTAATTCAAGATTTCAGCCAAGTGAGAAATACAATCCTGAAAATTTTAACCATCAATCATCCTATTGGTATCGGATTAAAGTAAGACACTCCGAAAGTCTGGCAAAAAATTGGATCATTGAGTTTTATGATCAAACAATTGATTCGATAGATTTTTTCGTTCCTAAGGACAGTGGATTTGTATTAACCAAGTTGGGGGATGGTTTAAATTTTGACAACAGAAGCTTCAGCCATAAAAATTTCGAAATAGCCCTTCATAATTATCCAGGGAAAGAAGTTGTTTATTATTTCAAAATAAAGTCGGCCCAACGTGCAGATGTAATTGTGGTTGTAAAATCCGTTAACTGGTTTATTTCCTATGCATTGAATGAGTATTTCTTCTTTGGTTTGTTTTATGGAATGATTCTCATTTTTTGTTTCTATAACCTGTTGATGTTTTTTGCAGTCCGCGAATCGCATTATTTGTACTATATAGGTTATATGCTGAGCATTGGGCTGTATGAGATGTGTGCTGATGGTATAGCTTATCAGTTTTTATGGCCAAACATGCCTAACTGGAACCAACACGCAATAGGATACAGCATGTACGTTGTTGCAGTATCAGCACTCTTATTTACCAGAGACCTACTAAATGTACGCGATCGTTCCAAAAAATTGGATAACCTATTGTTGGGAATGCTTGGGGCACGTACCATTTTTTTCCTTGCCTGTATTTTTATTAATTCGAACTGGTTCAATTATAAGGTTGTAGAGTTTTTTACACTCGCAGTTGTATTTTATGTTGGTATATCCATACGATTACAGGGTTATCGACCGGCTCGTTTCTATGTATTGGGATACAGTTTCCTATTCCTAGGCTTTATCGTCAAAATTCTAATCCATTTTAATGTTTCATGGATACCATTTGGTCCGGTTACACATTATTTTCTGAGTTTTTGTTTTTTGGTAGAGATGATTTGCTTATCGTTTGCAATAGGTGATAAAGTGCGAATGCTGAACAAAGAAATGCACTTGGCTCAGGAAGAAACAATTAACCAACTCACGATAAATCAGCAACTAAAGGATGAGTTAAACAATGAATTGGAGTCAAAAGTTGAGCAAAAGACCCATCAGCTGATTGAGAAATCAGAATTTATTGAAAAACAAAACATAGAGTTATTAGCTGCAAATGAAAAATTGCACGTACAGGCAGAGGAAATAGCCCGTATCAATAAATTACTAGAATCGGATAATGTGGCATTAAAAACAGACGTAGCTAAAGTTACTGAAGCTAGGATTATGTCTAAAGATGTTGATTTTGAAGAGTTTAGTAAAATGTATCCTGATAAAGAGAGCTGTTTTCGCTTTCTTGCTGAAGTGAAATGGCCAGAGTCATACGTGTGTCGTCGTTGCGGACACACTCACCACTGTAACGGACATAGCCCGTATAGTCGCCGTTGCACAAAATGCAGTTATGATGAATCAGTAACTGCCTACACTATATTGCAAAATACCCGTATAGATATTACCAAAGCCTTTTATATGATCTTCCTGATCTATTCGTCAAAAGGCAAAATTTCCTCACATAAACTATCTGAAATTCTTGACATCCGTCAAAGTACCTGCTGGGCCTACAGTTCAAAAATTAAAAAAGTAATGAAAGAGAAAAAGAAAGCAGGAACCCTGCATGAATCCGATGGGTGGAGTACACTAATAATGGATGAAGAGCTAGAGTTTAGTCAAGCCGCTTCAATTGAGGTGGCTGAAGTTTAA